A window of the Sporosarcina sp. FSL K6-2383 genome harbors these coding sequences:
- a CDS encoding DUF5590 domain-containing protein encodes MLGWIKFIVVFLVALASVITITVLYNADKPFSEAEQAAIDSVLGSGQLVSASSTDVFNGTVPMVTVYGVDAEDEETAVFVSPQRVDGFEEVKLKDGITAEQAIANVKQELQVNKILHVTLGLEVEGPVWEVAFTSDNGKLNYVYVFFDTGQWWKRILNL; translated from the coding sequence ATGCTAGGTTGGATTAAATTCATTGTCGTCTTCCTTGTGGCACTAGCTTCTGTCATTACGATTACCGTTTTATACAATGCCGATAAGCCTTTTTCAGAGGCTGAACAGGCAGCGATTGACTCTGTATTGGGCTCGGGACAACTTGTTTCTGCAAGTTCAACAGATGTGTTCAATGGAACGGTGCCAATGGTCACAGTATATGGTGTAGATGCAGAAGATGAGGAAACAGCGGTTTTTGTAAGTCCGCAAAGGGTGGACGGCTTTGAGGAAGTAAAGTTGAAGGATGGCATTACTGCTGAGCAAGCGATTGCCAACGTCAAACAAGAGTTACAAGTAAACAAGATTTTACATGTGACGCTTGGATTAGAGGTAGAAGGCCCAGTTTGGGAAGTCGCTTTCACAAGTGACAATGGTAAACTGAATTATGTCTATGTCTTTTTTGACACTGGGCAATGGTGGAAACGAATTTTAAACCTATAA
- the asnS gene encoding asparagine--tRNA ligase, translated as MKTIMIHEMPNHAGETVRIGGWLANKRSSGKIAFLQLRDGSGFVQGVVVKEVVGEDIFAKAKSITQESSLYITAEITVDERSSFGYELQVKDIEVIHEAVDYPITPKEHGTEFLMDHRHLWLRSRKQHAIMKIRDEVIRATYEFFHMNGFVKVDPPILTGSSPEGTSELFKTKYFDEDAFLSQSGQLYMEAAAMALGKVFSFGPTFRAEKSKTRRHLIEFWMIEPEMAFIEFEESLEVQEQYVTHVVQSVLQNCPLELERLGRDLSKLEKIQAPFPRISYDDAIKFLHDNGFNDITWGDDFGAPHETAIAESYDMPVFITHYPIGIKPFYMQPHPERDDVVLCADMIAPEGYGEIIGGSERVHDYELMKQRIKEHNLDEDAYAWYLDLCKYGAVPHSGFGLGLERTVAWISGAEHVRETIPFPRLLNRLYP; from the coding sequence ATGAAAACAATTATGATACATGAAATGCCAAACCATGCGGGCGAAACAGTACGCATTGGTGGTTGGCTTGCTAATAAACGGTCAAGCGGGAAAATTGCTTTCTTGCAATTACGAGATGGCTCAGGATTCGTCCAAGGTGTCGTTGTGAAAGAAGTCGTCGGAGAGGATATCTTCGCAAAAGCAAAATCGATTACACAAGAAAGTTCATTGTATATTACTGCTGAAATCACTGTCGATGAGCGTTCGTCATTCGGCTATGAGTTGCAAGTGAAAGATATTGAAGTCATTCATGAGGCTGTTGATTATCCAATTACACCAAAAGAACATGGTACTGAATTTTTAATGGATCATCGTCATTTATGGCTCCGTTCACGCAAGCAACATGCCATTATGAAAATTCGTGATGAAGTCATTCGCGCTACGTATGAATTTTTCCATATGAATGGCTTCGTTAAAGTCGATCCGCCTATTTTGACAGGCTCTTCACCTGAAGGGACGTCTGAGTTGTTCAAAACAAAGTATTTCGATGAAGACGCATTTTTATCTCAATCAGGTCAGCTTTACATGGAAGCGGCAGCGATGGCACTTGGAAAAGTGTTCTCATTCGGCCCGACATTCCGTGCAGAAAAATCGAAAACACGTCGTCACTTGATTGAGTTTTGGATGATTGAACCGGAAATGGCATTTATAGAATTTGAAGAAAGCTTGGAAGTACAGGAGCAATATGTCACGCATGTTGTTCAATCTGTCTTGCAAAACTGCCCACTTGAATTGGAAAGATTGGGTCGTGATTTGTCCAAGTTGGAAAAAATTCAAGCACCATTCCCACGCATTTCGTATGATGATGCAATTAAGTTTTTACATGATAATGGCTTCAATGACATTACATGGGGTGATGATTTTGGAGCACCACATGAAACAGCGATTGCCGAAAGCTATGATATGCCAGTCTTCATCACGCATTACCCAATTGGCATCAAGCCGTTCTACATGCAGCCACACCCTGAACGCGATGACGTTGTGTTATGTGCGGATATGATTGCGCCAGAAGGTTATGGTGAAATTATTGGAGGCTCAGAACGTGTGCATGACTATGAGCTGATGAAACAACGTATTAAAGAGCATAACTTGGACGAGGACGCATACGCTTGGTATTTAGATTTATGTAAATATGGCGCCGTTCCTCATTCTGGTTTTGGACTTGGGCTAGAGCGTACAGTCGCTTGGATTTCCGGCGCGGAACACGTACGTGAAACAATTCCATTCCCACGTTTGTTGAACAGACTATACCCTTAA
- a CDS encoding pyridoxal phosphate-dependent aminotransferase — translation MTKRLASRVNTLSPSTTLAITAKAKEMKESGIDVIGLGAGEPDYNTPDNIIEAAYRSLKEGKTKYTPAGGLPALKDAIIDKLQKDQNLSYSRQEIMVGIGAKHVLYTMFQVMLDPGDEVIIPTPYWVSYPEQVKLAGGVPVHIEGTAAAQFKVTADQIRNAITSNTKAIIINSPGNPTGMIYSQEELQQIATVCQEKDIWIVSDEIYEKLIYGEEKHHSIAQLSDDAKKRTLIINGVSKSHSMTGWRIGYVAGDAEMVKAMTDLASHSTSNPTTTSQYGAIEAYNGPQDTVETMRKDFESRLNRVYPQLSAIPGFSVIKPQGAFYLLPEVSEAVTKTGFDNVDDFAAALLEQANVAVIPGSGFGSPGTIRLSYATSIELLEEAIRRIHAFVEANWTK, via the coding sequence TTGACGAAACGATTAGCATCTAGGGTGAACACACTTTCACCTTCAACAACGCTTGCCATTACGGCGAAAGCAAAGGAAATGAAAGAATCCGGTATCGACGTGATTGGTCTTGGCGCGGGCGAACCAGATTATAATACACCGGATAATATCATTGAAGCGGCTTATAGGTCCCTTAAGGAAGGTAAAACGAAGTATACACCTGCTGGCGGACTACCTGCACTAAAAGATGCTATCATCGACAAACTACAAAAGGATCAAAATTTAAGCTATTCTAGACAAGAAATTATGGTCGGAATTGGTGCCAAGCACGTCCTTTATACAATGTTTCAGGTCATGTTAGATCCGGGCGATGAAGTCATCATTCCAACACCTTATTGGGTCAGTTATCCTGAACAGGTCAAACTAGCGGGTGGGGTACCTGTACATATCGAAGGCACTGCAGCGGCACAGTTTAAGGTGACGGCTGACCAAATTCGCAATGCTATTACTAGCAATACAAAAGCGATTATTATTAATTCTCCAGGCAATCCAACGGGGATGATTTATTCACAAGAGGAATTGCAGCAAATCGCTACGGTTTGCCAAGAGAAGGATATTTGGATTGTGTCTGATGAAATTTACGAGAAGTTAATTTACGGAGAAGAAAAGCATCATTCGATTGCGCAGCTGTCAGATGATGCTAAAAAAAGAACACTTATTATTAACGGTGTATCTAAATCCCATTCGATGACAGGCTGGCGAATTGGTTACGTCGCAGGCGATGCAGAAATGGTCAAGGCGATGACCGACCTTGCCAGTCATTCGACATCAAACCCAACCACGACATCACAATATGGCGCAATTGAAGCATACAACGGACCACAAGATACGGTCGAAACGATGCGGAAGGATTTTGAATCACGCTTAAACCGTGTCTATCCGCAGCTAAGTGCGATTCCCGGATTTTCAGTTATTAAGCCACAAGGTGCATTTTATTTACTGCCAGAAGTATCTGAAGCTGTCACGAAAACAGGCTTTGACAATGTGGATGACTTTGCAGCGGCCTTACTAGAGCAAGCGAATGTTGCCGTTATCCCTGGATCTGGTTTTGGTTCACCAGGGACGATACGTCTATCCTACGCAACATCGATTGAATTATTGGAAGAAGCGATTCGACGTATTCATGCATTTGTAGAAGCAAACTGGACAAAATAA
- the dinG gene encoding ATP-dependent DNA helicase DinG → MDNKTYAVVDLETTGHSPVKGDRIIQLAIVFIKDGEVGDKFVRFVNPGQKIPAFIRQLTGITDEDVAGAPYFEEIAEEVASLLEGTVFIAHNTDFDLSFLQNEFSRCGIRKWVGKKIDTVELSKIMYPSAASYRLQDIAEDLGIPLASAHRADDDAAATARLFLACMENMNRLPEETLNLLHRRSFRLKSDLSTLFYAALKRARTSRTSKVFSSFRGIPYRPIPVPITDHFETPTYPVDEQQKTVLLKKAFPAFERRESQFGFMDAVWSSLTSETEMIAEVPTGIGKTTAYLLPAAIHSIAVGKPVVISTFTNHLADKIMAEELNKVSSMLGSTVTATVLKGREQYISLGKFEELQRITDESYDETFSIMQVLVWLTETVTGDLAELNVSGGGQLFVDRIRKRSNLLAVDEKAADFHYKLLETCGQSNIIITNHAMLLADGNREQLIFNSLAGLVVDEAHQFVQTASRLNETVFSFTNWKYVMGQMGSDATGQLLHQVNALNKRTGMMGRLHKKAYLDEAFIKFTTSFDRAVSILTTFDPSMNNKQQGNRVVFPLDKLVDSRLCFAKVAEAMADYISKAEQFTRSIASQLDNLTRKEQAVVAEWNYWVREMTIKAGEWVEIFLDNDSEDYTVWMEKDRRSIPGSLVVIKRSLDSSSAIRTFIDRLKAEKTGIVWTSGTLTVQDNERFITRQLGIDDSIPLLTFDAPPEFYAGAEIVIIDDMPDIQQVTQSEYIEAVAHATVQTVLATGGRLFVLFTSQDMLRKTYDLIVESEQLEDYALFAQGISAGSRIRLLKSFRQFNKSVLFGTNSFWEGVDVPGEALSAVIVVRLPFSSPDEPVFKARAAKLTAVGVNPFNEFALPEAVMRLRQGFGRLIRSSTDKGCFIILDRRIETKSYGRHFLASLPDVPVKKVSLEHMVNELENCYTE, encoded by the coding sequence GTGGACAACAAAACGTATGCAGTTGTTGATCTGGAAACGACTGGTCATTCACCGGTCAAAGGAGACCGGATTATTCAGCTAGCAATTGTGTTTATAAAAGATGGGGAAGTTGGAGACAAGTTTGTCCGTTTCGTCAATCCGGGGCAAAAAATTCCGGCTTTTATCCGTCAGTTGACGGGCATTACAGATGAAGACGTTGCTGGGGCACCGTATTTTGAAGAAATTGCTGAGGAAGTTGCTAGTCTGTTGGAAGGGACGGTTTTCATCGCACATAATACGGACTTTGACTTATCTTTTCTACAAAATGAGTTTAGCAGATGTGGTATTCGGAAGTGGGTAGGTAAAAAAATTGATACTGTTGAATTGTCTAAGATTATGTATCCTTCAGCAGCCAGCTATCGACTGCAGGATATTGCAGAGGATTTAGGTATACCACTGGCATCTGCTCACCGTGCGGATGATGATGCGGCGGCTACAGCTAGGCTTTTTCTTGCATGTATGGAGAACATGAATCGCTTGCCGGAAGAAACGTTAAATCTTTTACATCGTAGATCTTTCCGCTTGAAATCGGACTTATCGACATTGTTTTATGCAGCGTTAAAGCGAGCACGGACATCCAGAACGAGTAAGGTTTTTTCATCGTTTCGTGGAATTCCGTATCGTCCAATACCAGTTCCAATTACCGATCATTTTGAAACGCCGACGTATCCAGTGGATGAGCAACAGAAAACGGTATTATTGAAAAAAGCATTTCCAGCATTCGAACGGAGAGAATCTCAGTTTGGTTTCATGGATGCGGTGTGGAGTTCTCTTACCAGTGAGACAGAAATGATTGCAGAGGTGCCGACGGGGATTGGCAAAACGACCGCTTATTTGCTACCGGCAGCCATACATTCTATCGCGGTAGGGAAGCCTGTCGTCATCAGTACATTCACTAATCATCTAGCGGATAAAATTATGGCCGAGGAGCTTAATAAAGTGAGTTCAATGCTCGGCTCTACTGTTACAGCAACAGTGTTAAAAGGCAGAGAGCAGTATATTTCATTGGGGAAATTTGAAGAACTGCAACGCATTACAGATGAGTCGTATGACGAAACGTTTTCCATCATGCAAGTGCTTGTATGGCTAACGGAAACAGTGACGGGTGATTTAGCAGAGTTGAATGTATCGGGTGGAGGACAGCTATTTGTGGATCGTATCCGCAAGCGTTCCAACTTACTCGCCGTTGATGAAAAAGCGGCAGATTTTCACTACAAGCTGTTGGAAACATGCGGACAGTCGAACATTATTATAACCAATCACGCGATGCTGCTGGCAGATGGCAATCGTGAACAACTGATTTTCAATTCACTAGCAGGACTTGTCGTCGATGAAGCCCATCAATTCGTCCAAACCGCATCCCGTTTGAATGAAACCGTATTTTCCTTTACGAATTGGAAGTATGTTATGGGGCAAATGGGCTCGGATGCGACCGGACAATTATTGCATCAAGTCAATGCACTTAACAAAAGAACAGGCATGATGGGACGTTTACATAAAAAAGCCTATTTAGATGAAGCGTTCATCAAGTTCACGACATCATTTGATCGTGCAGTTAGTATATTAACGACTTTTGATCCATCTATGAATAACAAGCAGCAAGGCAATCGTGTTGTGTTCCCGCTCGATAAATTAGTAGACAGTCGACTATGTTTTGCAAAAGTGGCTGAAGCAATGGCTGATTATATTAGCAAAGCAGAACAATTTACCCGTAGTATAGCTAGTCAGCTCGATAATTTAACACGTAAAGAGCAAGCGGTTGTAGCCGAATGGAATTATTGGGTTCGTGAAATGACGATAAAGGCTGGAGAATGGGTGGAAATTTTTCTGGATAACGATTCAGAGGACTACACAGTTTGGATGGAAAAAGATCGGCGAAGTATTCCAGGAAGTCTAGTCGTTATTAAACGTTCACTCGATAGCTCGTCTGCCATCCGTACTTTTATCGATAGATTAAAGGCAGAGAAGACAGGGATTGTTTGGACATCAGGAACGTTGACTGTTCAAGATAATGAGCGTTTTATAACTCGGCAATTGGGCATTGACGACTCAATCCCACTCCTTACATTCGATGCACCTCCGGAATTTTATGCGGGGGCTGAAATTGTCATCATCGACGATATGCCAGATATTCAGCAGGTGACGCAGTCAGAGTATATTGAAGCAGTTGCTCATGCAACTGTCCAGACCGTATTGGCGACGGGTGGACGATTATTTGTGCTATTCACCTCGCAGGATATGCTGCGCAAAACGTATGATTTGATTGTAGAAAGTGAGCAATTAGAAGACTATGCACTGTTTGCCCAAGGAATTAGTGCGGGAAGTCGTATTCGATTATTGAAGTCTTTTCGACAATTTAATAAATCTGTCCTTTTTGGCACAAATAGCTTCTGGGAAGGCGTGGATGTACCTGGGGAAGCATTATCTGCCGTTATCGTCGTAAGGTTGCCGTTTTCATCTCCAGATGAGCCAGTCTTTAAAGCGAGGGCGGCCAAGTTGACCGCTGTTGGGGTAAATCCATTCAACGAATTTGCACTGCCAGAAGCCGTTATGCGGTTAAGACAAGGGTTTGGTCGGCTTATTCGTTCTTCGACAGACAAAGGGTGTTTCATTATTTTAGATCGGCGGATTGAAACGAAGTCTTACGGCCGACATTTTTTAGCCTCTCTTCCAGATGTGCCTGTCAAAAAAGTGTCGCTCGAACATATGGTGAATGAGCTCGAAAATTGCTATACTGAATAG